One stretch of Mycobacteriales bacterium DNA includes these proteins:
- a CDS encoding response regulator transcription factor encodes MSAIVERTPAPSPDPVAGFTAMVVDDHPLVRESMAARLTAMGAREVVEAASVAEARARAHAGGARDLCVLDVGLPDGSGLDLLADLRAAGWPRLVVLSAADDPYSVRAAFVAGAQGYLLKSASPLVVADGVRRVLDGGVYADPSVASLLAAGLRGGPQHDGVSELSGREVEVLQLVADGRSNKEIGESLGLSALTVKSHLARIARKLGTGDRAEMVAMAMRAGVVR; translated from the coding sequence GTGTCCGCGATCGTCGAGCGCACACCGGCGCCTTCGCCGGACCCCGTCGCGGGTTTCACCGCGATGGTGGTCGACGACCACCCGCTGGTCCGCGAGTCGATGGCTGCCCGGCTCACCGCGATGGGCGCCCGCGAGGTCGTCGAAGCCGCGAGCGTTGCCGAGGCCCGCGCACGGGCCCACGCCGGCGGCGCCCGTGACCTCTGCGTGCTCGACGTCGGCCTGCCCGACGGTTCGGGCCTGGACCTGCTCGCGGATCTGCGCGCCGCAGGCTGGCCGCGACTCGTCGTGCTCTCCGCCGCCGACGACCCCTACTCCGTGCGCGCGGCGTTCGTCGCCGGCGCGCAGGGCTACCTGCTCAAGTCCGCCTCCCCCCTCGTCGTCGCCGACGGGGTGCGTCGGGTCCTCGACGGTGGCGTGTACGCCGACCCGTCGGTCGCGTCACTGCTCGCCGCCGGGTTGCGCGGCGGTCCGCAGCACGACGGCGTCTCGGAGCTGTCCGGCCGGGAGGTCGAGGTCCTCCAGCTCGTCGCCGACGGCCGCTCGAACAAGGAGATCGGCGAGTCGCTCGGCCTGTCCGCGCTGACCGTGAAGAGCCATCTCGCCCGCATCGCCCGCAAGCTGGGTACCGGCGACCGTGCGGAGATGGTCGCGATGGCGATGCGCGCCGGGGTCGTCCGGTAG
- a CDS encoding HRDC domain-containing protein, which yields MSETVEETAPPVIEADAPEVPLLSEPSGGVPPIIDTLAALEAATEALRDGSGPVAVDAERASGYRYGQRAYLIQIRREGPGTLLIDPVPFGDLRRITEAVGDAEWVVHAASQDLPSMRELGLVPKRMFDTELAARLAGFERVGLATMVELLLGVRLAKEHSAVDWSKRPLPEPWLRYAALDVEVLLDLRDELEAVLRRQGKLDWAHEEFAAVLSAEPTAPRADPWRRTSGIHRIRNRRQLAVVRAVWYERDRIARARDTAPGRVLTDAAIVAAALSAPATEADLVKVAGWGGRATRRLATELWPVIEAARALPETDLPRPAVAGDGPPPASRWPDRDPVAAARLARARAVMAEASQRHNIPTENLLTPELLRRLAWSPPSSDVAAVTDFLLAGGARQWQVSVVGPALAAAMADPD from the coding sequence GTGAGCGAAACCGTCGAGGAGACCGCGCCGCCGGTCATCGAGGCTGACGCGCCCGAGGTTCCGCTGCTCAGCGAACCCAGCGGCGGCGTACCGCCGATCATCGACACCCTTGCCGCGCTCGAAGCCGCGACCGAGGCGCTGCGCGACGGGAGCGGCCCCGTGGCCGTCGACGCCGAACGCGCATCGGGCTACCGCTACGGCCAACGTGCCTATCTGATCCAGATCCGCCGCGAGGGCCCCGGCACGCTGCTGATCGACCCGGTCCCGTTCGGCGACCTGCGGCGCATCACCGAGGCGGTCGGCGACGCCGAGTGGGTGGTGCACGCCGCGTCGCAGGACCTGCCGTCGATGCGCGAGCTCGGCCTGGTGCCCAAGCGGATGTTCGACACCGAGCTCGCCGCGCGGCTCGCCGGGTTCGAGCGGGTCGGCCTCGCGACGATGGTCGAGCTTCTCCTCGGCGTCCGGCTGGCCAAGGAGCACTCCGCCGTCGACTGGTCCAAGCGGCCGTTGCCGGAGCCCTGGCTGCGCTACGCGGCGCTCGACGTCGAGGTGCTGCTCGACCTGCGCGACGAGCTCGAGGCGGTGCTTCGTCGGCAAGGCAAGCTGGACTGGGCCCACGAGGAGTTCGCGGCGGTGCTCAGCGCCGAGCCGACGGCGCCGCGGGCCGACCCGTGGCGGCGTACCAGCGGGATCCACCGCATCCGCAACCGTCGCCAGCTCGCCGTCGTACGAGCGGTCTGGTACGAACGCGACCGCATCGCTCGCGCCCGCGACACCGCGCCCGGCCGGGTGCTGACCGACGCCGCGATCGTCGCGGCCGCCCTGAGCGCTCCCGCCACCGAAGCCGATCTCGTGAAGGTCGCCGGTTGGGGCGGTCGCGCGACGCGGCGGCTCGCCACCGAGCTGTGGCCGGTGATCGAGGCGGCCCGGGCGCTGCCCGAGACGGACCTGCCCCGCCCCGCGGTCGCCGGCGACGGCCCGCCACCCGCGAGCCGCTGGCCGGACCGCGACCCGGTCGCCGCCGCCCGGCTCGCCCGGGCGCGCGCGGTGATGGCGGAGGCCTCGCAGCGCCACAACATCCCGACCGAGAACCTGCTCACCCCCGAGCTGCTGCGCCGCTTGGCGTGGTCGCCGCCGTCGTCGGACGTGGCGGCGGTCACCGACTTCCTGCTCGCCGGCGGCGCCCGGCAGTGGCAGGTCTCCGTCGTCGGGCCGGCACTCGCCGCCGCGATGGCCGATCCGGATTGA